A genomic stretch from Bacterioplanes sanyensis includes:
- a CDS encoding M3 family metallopeptidase: MKYFRTAVLTATLLSAHSVGASELLIDGMNATASAKDWQTLCEQQLSKAREHFTAVEQGTGPANVETVLQQYEQVNYALQPLMPASYIKAVHPDKAVRDSAEACIQKIADFDSSIYLSQPFYQRLSAVDDTNLKADTRFFLHRLLRDLRRSGVDRDEETRNKIFALQQQITELGNEFGRNIQEDVRTLEVGIDDLAGLPEDYIAERVKTGEKTVTLTTNYPDLYPVLTYAHSDKLRYDLRVLAMQRGYPANAKVLKELISRRHEMAKILGYNSFAEYNMETEMIGSPEKANAFLQRINTALKDSVEQESQRALARLQKIDPTAKIVNQWQASYIDNLIRQEEYALDAKEVRQYFQYANVRDGVLKLSESLFGIEIRPWKTEVWHEDVEAYEILEDGKLIGRFYMDNHPRDGKYQHAAYWGLRNGIKGKQIPLAALAQNFPKGLMEHGQVETFLHEFGHLLHSIFAGQHQRWLDNSGLAMEWDFVEAPSQMLEEWVWDYGTLKTFAQNQQGEVIPKELFMKMNKARDYGKATGTAVQLFYAQLSLQYYMNDPAGFELQPMMVKLQQQYSPYPYMEGTHFYANFGHLDGYSSNYYTYQWSLAIATDLFSRFEKEGLNNREIAQAYRDKILAAGGSKPAAEMVEDFLGRPFNEDAYINNLKSL, translated from the coding sequence ATGAAGTATTTCCGCACAGCGGTATTAACGGCGACGTTGCTGAGCGCTCACTCTGTCGGGGCAAGTGAACTTCTGATTGATGGCATGAATGCAACGGCCAGTGCCAAAGATTGGCAAACATTGTGTGAACAGCAATTGTCTAAGGCGCGCGAGCATTTTACTGCGGTAGAGCAAGGTACTGGGCCTGCGAATGTTGAAACAGTGCTGCAGCAATACGAACAGGTAAATTATGCGCTTCAGCCGCTGATGCCTGCTTCCTACATCAAAGCGGTTCATCCTGACAAAGCAGTGCGAGATTCAGCCGAGGCCTGTATACAAAAGATCGCAGATTTTGATTCGTCAATTTATTTATCACAGCCATTTTATCAGCGCTTGAGTGCAGTTGACGACACGAACCTGAAAGCCGATACACGTTTCTTTTTACATCGTTTACTAAGGGACTTGCGTCGCTCAGGTGTTGATCGTGATGAAGAAACGCGAAACAAAATCTTTGCATTACAGCAACAAATTACCGAGCTCGGTAATGAGTTCGGTCGCAACATTCAAGAAGATGTTCGTACACTGGAAGTGGGTATTGATGATCTGGCTGGCCTTCCTGAAGACTATATCGCTGAGCGGGTAAAGACGGGTGAAAAAACGGTTACTCTAACGACAAACTACCCTGATTTGTATCCTGTGTTGACTTACGCTCATAGCGATAAGCTGCGCTATGATCTGCGTGTACTGGCCATGCAGCGTGGCTATCCTGCCAATGCAAAGGTGCTTAAAGAGCTCATATCTCGTCGGCATGAGATGGCCAAGATTCTCGGTTACAACAGCTTTGCTGAGTACAATATGGAAACCGAGATGATTGGCTCACCAGAAAAAGCCAATGCATTTCTACAACGTATTAACACAGCTTTAAAAGACTCGGTTGAACAAGAAAGCCAGCGTGCGTTGGCGCGCTTACAGAAAATCGACCCTACCGCCAAAATAGTCAATCAATGGCAAGCATCTTATATCGACAATCTTATTCGACAGGAAGAGTATGCTCTTGATGCTAAAGAGGTACGCCAGTACTTCCAGTATGCGAATGTGCGCGATGGCGTATTGAAATTATCTGAATCCTTGTTTGGAATAGAGATTCGACCTTGGAAAACCGAGGTTTGGCATGAGGACGTTGAAGCGTACGAAATCTTAGAAGATGGTAAGCTGATTGGTCGTTTCTATATGGATAACCATCCTCGTGATGGGAAATATCAGCATGCCGCCTATTGGGGCTTGCGTAACGGTATTAAAGGCAAACAAATACCACTGGCAGCGCTGGCTCAGAACTTTCCTAAAGGTTTAATGGAGCATGGCCAAGTAGAAACCTTCTTGCATGAGTTTGGTCACTTGCTGCATAGCATCTTTGCCGGTCAACATCAGCGCTGGTTGGACAACTCGGGGCTGGCAATGGAGTGGGACTTTGTAGAAGCACCGTCGCAAATGTTGGAAGAGTGGGTATGGGACTATGGCACGCTAAAAACATTTGCACAGAATCAGCAAGGCGAGGTCATTCCTAAAGAGCTGTTTATGAAGATGAATAAAGCTCGCGACTATGGCAAAGCCACAGGCACCGCCGTGCAACTATTCTATGCCCAGTTATCCTTGCAGTATTATATGAATGACCCTGCTGGGTTTGAACTGCAACCCATGATGGTTAAGTTGCAACAGCAGTACTCACCATACCCGTATATGGAAGGCACTCACTTCTACGCCAACTTTGGCCATCTAGACGGTTACAGCTCCAACTATTACACCTATCAATGGTCGTTGGCGATTGCCACGGATCTATTCTCTCGTTTCGAAAAAGAGGGGTTAAATAACCGTGAAATCGCTCAGGCGTATCGTGACAAGATTCTTGCGGCGGGTGGAAGTAAGCCAGCAGCGGAAATGGTGGAAGATTTCTTGGGGCGTCCGTTTAATGAAGACGCTTACATCAACAACTTGAAGTCACTGTAG
- a CDS encoding LptA/OstA family protein, translating into MRHTLPAIALLILCSSVQALEISADSISVSKNKQVSTYSGNVHIQLNQGELHSMESDVQEVRADGTQLSGQVQLTLNNGDTLTTDTLSIVEDATGLSASAQQVVLTQTH; encoded by the coding sequence ATGAGACATACCCTTCCTGCCATCGCCCTACTTATTCTATGTAGCTCTGTGCAAGCGCTGGAGATTTCGGCAGACAGCATCAGCGTGAGCAAAAATAAACAGGTATCCACCTACTCAGGTAACGTGCATATCCAGTTGAATCAAGGTGAGCTGCACAGTATGGAGTCCGACGTACAAGAAGTGCGAGCAGACGGCACGCAACTGAGTGGCCAGGTGCAACTGACGCTGAACAATGGCGACACATTGACTACCGATACTTTGTCTATTGTGGAGGATGCTACCGGCCTTTCCGCCAGTGCTCAGCAGGTGGTGCTAACGCAAACGCATTGA
- a CDS encoding TrmH family RNA methyltransferase produces the protein MKFDDVKKLQQKKYRQQSRAFLLEGEHLIQELDKARQHNPALANAELWITEHYQDWPGDWRKHLISERQMKQLSETKTPQGIVAVVPMDAIQPKVATERAVYLYQIQDPGNLGTILRTLAWFGGFRCLLSPGSVDPFNSKVLRASMGATFHVPIEQDVSLESLPQRFQSLGYLDMQGAAVTHNDFHRCDCLIFGNEARGVPRDALAAAQAFTIAGQGRIESLNLASTVNMCVYELQRG, from the coding sequence ATGAAATTCGACGACGTTAAAAAACTGCAGCAGAAAAAGTATCGCCAACAGTCGCGTGCTTTTTTGCTCGAAGGTGAACACCTTATTCAAGAGCTGGACAAAGCCCGCCAGCACAATCCAGCACTGGCCAATGCCGAACTGTGGATTACCGAGCACTATCAGGACTGGCCAGGCGACTGGCGCAAGCACTTGATCAGTGAGCGGCAAATGAAACAGCTGTCGGAAACCAAGACTCCGCAAGGCATTGTCGCTGTCGTGCCCATGGACGCGATTCAACCCAAGGTTGCAACTGAGCGCGCGGTGTATTTGTACCAAATTCAGGATCCGGGCAACCTCGGTACGATATTACGCACCCTGGCCTGGTTTGGTGGCTTTCGCTGTTTATTGAGCCCAGGCAGCGTCGATCCGTTCAATAGCAAGGTGTTACGTGCCAGCATGGGAGCCACCTTTCATGTGCCGATAGAGCAAGATGTCAGCCTGGAGTCGTTACCCCAGCGCTTTCAGTCGCTGGGATATTTGGATATGCAAGGAGCTGCAGTCACTCATAACGACTTTCATCGGTGCGATTGTCTGATCTTTGGCAATGAAGCGCGCGGGGTGCCGCGTGATGCATTGGCTGCAGCGCAAGCATTTACCATCGCCGGGCAAGGGCGAATTGAGTCGCTGAATCTAGCGTCCACCGTCAACATGTGTGTGTACGAACTTCAGCGCGGCTAA
- a CDS encoding GAF domain-containing protein, which translates to MSDTHHWQRAVTPAAESEQRHDHYRLLLRQAEALIADEPDLTANLANVAALLYQTLGFWWVGFYLVKEDQLVLGPFQGPTACTRIDFGRGVCGTAWQQQQTQLVANVHEFPGHIACSGDSQSEIVVPIVHNQQVVAVLDIDSARLDDFGPQDKTWLEQLAALLGQHWPETHQA; encoded by the coding sequence ATGAGCGATACACACCACTGGCAGCGTGCTGTGACGCCCGCTGCTGAATCTGAGCAACGTCACGATCACTACCGCTTGTTGCTGCGTCAGGCGGAAGCGCTGATCGCAGACGAGCCTGATTTAACCGCCAATTTGGCCAATGTGGCCGCTTTACTGTACCAAACGCTGGGCTTCTGGTGGGTTGGGTTTTATTTGGTGAAAGAGGATCAGCTGGTGCTGGGGCCATTTCAAGGCCCCACCGCCTGCACCCGCATCGATTTCGGGCGCGGTGTGTGCGGCACCGCCTGGCAGCAACAGCAAACCCAGCTGGTGGCCAATGTGCACGAGTTTCCTGGCCATATTGCCTGCAGCGGTGATAGCCAATCTGAAATTGTTGTGCCGATCGTGCACAACCAGCAGGTGGTTGCAGTATTGGATATCGATTCCGCTCGCCTGGACGATTTTGGCCCCCAGGATAAAACCTGGTTGGAGCAGTTGGCCGCCCTGTTAGGTCAGCATTGGCCAGAAACGCACCAAGCTTAA
- a CDS encoding SDR family NAD(P)-dependent oxidoreductase yields MKSLRNKVAAVTGAGSGIGRALALQLANEGCHLALADIDNQGLDDTCELLAHQPVTVTRQTLNVADEAAVFAWAEQVVVDHGQVNLIINNAGVALSGTVDGLSLDDYRWIMDVNFWGVMYGSKAFLPKLQASGDGHIVNISSVFGLASQPLMSGYNASKFAVRGFTESLRQDLELTGSCVSATSVHPGGIKTNIAKAARMDHSCERATGVSNAAATADFERMFINTPEKAARTIIAGIVKNKRRVLIGPDARVFDWLVRLLPSAYQRLFTAAVRHQSRAQTNRATQA; encoded by the coding sequence ATGAAATCACTCAGGAATAAAGTGGCGGCGGTAACAGGCGCCGGATCTGGCATTGGACGTGCACTGGCACTGCAGCTGGCCAATGAAGGCTGTCACCTGGCGTTGGCGGATATCGACAACCAAGGGTTGGACGACACCTGTGAATTGTTGGCGCATCAACCCGTGACCGTTACTCGGCAAACATTAAATGTCGCAGATGAAGCCGCTGTGTTTGCCTGGGCTGAGCAAGTGGTAGTGGATCATGGTCAGGTGAATCTGATCATCAATAATGCCGGGGTGGCACTGTCGGGTACGGTGGATGGATTGAGTCTGGATGACTATCGCTGGATTATGGACGTTAATTTCTGGGGCGTTATGTATGGCAGCAAAGCGTTCCTACCAAAACTACAGGCGTCGGGCGATGGCCATATCGTTAATATATCCAGCGTGTTTGGTCTGGCCTCACAGCCGTTGATGAGCGGCTATAACGCCAGCAAGTTTGCGGTTCGCGGTTTTACCGAATCGCTGCGCCAAGACTTGGAGCTGACCGGCAGCTGTGTCAGCGCGACCAGCGTGCACCCTGGCGGCATCAAGACCAATATTGCCAAAGCAGCGCGCATGGATCACAGCTGTGAGCGGGCGACTGGTGTCAGCAATGCTGCGGCCACCGCCGACTTTGAGCGCATGTTCATTAACACGCCGGAAAAAGCCGCGCGTACCATCATTGCTGGCATCGTAAAAAATAAACGTCGTGTGCTGATTGGACCCGATGCCAGAGTTTTTGATTGGCTAGTGCGTTTGTTGCCATCGGCTTATCAACGACTGTTTACCGCAGCGGTGCGTCATCAAAGTCGCGCTCAGACCAACCGCGCCACACAAGCTTAA
- a CDS encoding substrate-binding periplasmic protein: MKKLFAMTALILACHAQADNKLFLFTEQFPPYNMTLDGRPFAHDAEEIGGLCTDMVKEIIQKVPYEVKIKLRNWSFGLDRVKRKPNHGIYCAARTEEREAWFEWVGPLTNIGWTLFSQPESNITLNSLADAKKYEIGGYKGDVMTNYLLEQGFNVSVINNDALNPRRLQLGQIDLWVSDELAGPYTASDAVNMDPRKVLTFKNTPLYLALNKDTDPKMVAALQKAAQELIADGTFAAIENLYGR; the protein is encoded by the coding sequence ATGAAAAAACTGTTTGCAATGACGGCCCTGATCCTGGCTTGCCATGCACAGGCAGACAACAAGTTGTTCCTGTTTACGGAGCAGTTCCCGCCCTACAACATGACCTTGGATGGTCGTCCGTTTGCGCATGATGCCGAGGAAATCGGCGGCCTGTGTACCGACATGGTGAAAGAGATTATTCAAAAAGTTCCTTACGAAGTGAAAATCAAACTACGTAACTGGAGCTTTGGTTTGGACCGTGTTAAGCGCAAGCCGAATCACGGTATTTATTGTGCCGCCCGTACGGAAGAACGTGAAGCCTGGTTTGAGTGGGTGGGCCCGCTGACCAACATTGGTTGGACGCTGTTCTCGCAGCCGGAGTCCAACATTACGCTGAACTCGTTAGCCGATGCGAAAAAGTACGAAATCGGTGGTTACAAAGGCGATGTCATGACCAACTACTTGTTGGAGCAAGGCTTTAACGTCTCGGTGATCAATAACGACGCGCTGAATCCACGTCGCTTGCAGCTCGGTCAGATCGATCTTTGGGTATCCGATGAGCTGGCTGGCCCATACACTGCGTCGGATGCGGTCAATATGGACCCACGTAAAGTACTGACGTTTAAAAACACGCCGCTGTACTTGGCGCTGAACAAAGACACCGATCCTAAAATGGTGGCGGCGCTGCAAAAAGCCGCGCAAGAGCTGATCGCTGACGGTACTTTTGCTGCTATTGAGAACTTGTACGGTCGTTAA
- the rpoD gene encoding RNA polymerase sigma factor RpoD, translating into MTGHQSGTILRHGWPKERLKVILPRFSAPHNTEHRASMSANTQQSRLKELIAKGKEQGYLTFAQVNDHLPDDIANPDQVEDIIRMINDIGIPVSENAPDGESLFNEAADDAAAEEAAAALASVESDVGRTTDPVRMYMREMGTVELLTREGEIVIAKRIEEGIREVMSALAYYPGAVSVVLNAFQEAEEDPNRVSDIFSGFIDPSDETPEPGPQSGPDAETDDNIGDDDDDSDEEEDSGIDLTEVIRRFDEIKDAHIAAEAALEKHGRASKQAEEALALLAERFAPIKLTPKYFDQLVSQAREALDQVRAQERQIMVMMTRKCGMDRKEFIGNFPGNEVNNQWIEELIAGGHKYSDKLDTYKLEIFRAQKKIKAVEDRVGLVIPDIKEVNRRVSIGEARARRAKKEMVEANLRLVISIAKKYTNRGLQFLDLIQEGNIGLMKAVDKFEYRRGYKFSTYATWWIRQAITRSIADQARTIRIPVHMIETINKLNRISRQMLQEMGREPTPEELAERMDMPEDKIRKVLKIAKEPISMETPIGDDEDSHLGDFIEDTQSESPLDTATTEGLTDATRSVLAGLTAREAKVLRMRFGIDMNTDHTLEEVGKQFDVTRERIRQIEAKALRKLRHPSRSDHLRSFIDE; encoded by the coding sequence ATGACAGGGCATCAGTCGGGAACAATCCTCCGGCACGGCTGGCCTAAAGAGCGGTTAAAAGTTATACTCCCGCGCTTTTCTGCGCCTCACAATACGGAACACAGGGCTTCTATGTCAGCGAACACCCAACAATCCCGTTTGAAAGAACTTATTGCTAAAGGTAAGGAGCAAGGCTACCTCACTTTTGCACAGGTGAATGACCACCTGCCGGACGATATTGCCAACCCGGATCAAGTTGAAGACATCATCCGTATGATCAACGACATCGGTATTCCGGTGTCCGAAAACGCCCCTGATGGCGAGTCCCTGTTTAATGAAGCCGCGGATGACGCTGCTGCTGAAGAAGCCGCAGCCGCGCTGGCATCGGTTGAATCGGACGTAGGCCGTACCACCGACCCAGTGCGTATGTACATGCGTGAAATGGGTACCGTTGAACTGCTGACACGCGAAGGCGAAATTGTTATCGCCAAGCGCATTGAAGAAGGCATCCGTGAAGTGATGTCTGCCCTGGCCTACTACCCAGGCGCCGTAAGCGTGGTCCTGAATGCCTTCCAGGAAGCAGAAGAAGACCCGAATCGTGTGAGCGACATCTTTAGTGGCTTTATCGACCCGTCCGATGAAACACCAGAGCCAGGTCCACAATCGGGACCAGATGCGGAAACAGACGACAACATCGGCGATGACGATGACGACTCGGACGAAGAAGAAGACAGCGGCATTGACCTGACCGAGGTCATCCGTCGCTTCGATGAGATCAAAGACGCTCACATTGCCGCTGAAGCCGCGCTGGAAAAACACGGCCGTGCAAGCAAGCAAGCGGAAGAAGCCTTGGCGCTGTTGGCCGAGCGCTTTGCCCCGATCAAGCTGACGCCCAAATACTTTGACCAGCTGGTGAGCCAAGCACGCGAAGCGCTGGATCAAGTGCGTGCGCAAGAGCGCCAAATCATGGTGATGATGACGCGCAAATGCGGCATGGACCGCAAAGAATTTATCGGCAATTTCCCTGGTAACGAAGTGAACAACCAGTGGATTGAAGAGCTGATCGCTGGCGGTCACAAATACTCAGACAAACTCGATACTTACAAGCTGGAAATTTTCCGCGCGCAGAAGAAAATCAAAGCCGTCGAAGATCGTGTTGGCCTGGTTATTCCAGACATTAAAGAAGTTAACCGTCGCGTTTCCATCGGTGAAGCCCGTGCTCGTCGCGCGAAAAAAGAAATGGTGGAAGCTAACCTGCGTCTGGTGATTTCGATCGCTAAGAAATACACCAACCGTGGTTTGCAGTTCCTGGATTTGATTCAGGAAGGCAACATCGGCTTGATGAAAGCGGTGGATAAGTTCGAATACCGTCGCGGTTATAAGTTCTCGACCTACGCCACTTGGTGGATTCGTCAGGCCATCACGCGCTCCATTGCTGACCAAGCGCGCACCATTCGTATTCCGGTGCACATGATCGAAACCATCAACAAGCTGAACCGTATCTCACGGCAAATGCTGCAGGAGATGGGCCGTGAGCCGACGCCAGAAGAATTGGCAGAGCGCATGGATATGCCAGAAGACAAAATTCGCAAAGTGCTGAAAATCGCCAAAGAGCCGATTTCGATGGAAACGCCAATCGGCGACGACGAAGATTCGCACCTGGGCGACTTTATCGAGGACACTCAGTCTGAGTCGCCACTCGATACCGCCACCACCGAAGGTCTGACGGATGCCACTCGCTCAGTATTAGCTGGCCTTACAGCGCGCGAAGCCAAGGTTTTGCGTATGCGTTTCGGCATCGATATGAACACCGACCACACGTTGGAAGAAGTGGGCAAACAGTTTGATGTTACGCGTGAGCGTATCCGTCAGATTGAGGCCAAAGCGCTGCGCAAACTGCGCCACCCAAGCCGCTCTGACCACTTGCGAAGCTTTATCGACGAATAA
- a CDS encoding TetR/AcrR family transcriptional regulator codes for MSSNTIMSPIPPTPRSSDQRTDNDTSAPNTVANNSATAGICEPSAPRRRYAGLSQAQRRQQQQQQLIAAGIELFGRHGFRHTTVRGLCREAKLTDRYFYREFGSLERLLRAVYSDCMDRLYQQVYASVQPAAATTDATLLFRRTLQQFFQYMRDERIARICMIELEGVSDSMDQHYHSYIRSFAKLVLHTAQRLSAHQQPPTEHDLYLAMGLVGAIRQMTTHWLQSGYNTPVETLVDSALLLFHSALRRQS; via the coding sequence GTGTCGTCAAATACTATTATGAGTCCGATTCCGCCAACCCCCCGATCAAGCGACCAGCGCACAGACAACGACACCAGCGCCCCCAACACTGTCGCCAACAACAGCGCAACGGCTGGCATCTGCGAGCCCTCTGCGCCGCGTCGTCGCTACGCCGGCTTAAGCCAAGCCCAGCGTCGTCAGCAACAACAGCAGCAGTTGATTGCCGCCGGTATTGAGCTATTTGGGCGTCACGGTTTTCGCCACACCACGGTGCGAGGCCTGTGCCGCGAGGCAAAACTCACCGACCGCTATTTCTACCGCGAATTTGGCAGCCTTGAGAGGTTATTGCGCGCCGTTTATAGCGACTGTATGGATCGCCTGTATCAGCAGGTGTACGCCAGCGTTCAGCCTGCCGCTGCGACGACCGACGCAACGCTGTTGTTTCGCCGTACCTTGCAGCAGTTCTTTCAATACATGCGCGATGAGCGCATCGCACGAATCTGCATGATCGAGTTGGAGGGCGTCAGTGACTCCATGGATCAGCACTATCACAGCTACATCCGCAGCTTTGCCAAACTGGTGCTGCACACTGCACAAAGGCTGTCGGCACACCAGCAACCGCCAACAGAGCACGATTTGTATCTGGCCATGGGGTTGGTCGGGGCGATTCGGCAAATGACCACGCATTGGCTGCAAAGTGGCTATAACACGCCGGTTGAAACCTTGGTCGATAGCGCGTTGTTGCTATTTCACAGCGCACTGCGACGTCAGTCATAA
- a CDS encoding flavin-containing monooxygenase, with translation MYTVIIIGSGFGGQCAAINLKRRGIDDFLILERREFMGGTWAQNSYPGAAVDVQSPLYSIESEPYDWSQMFAEQDELREYTDHVIDKHQLRQCTQTNTNVQQIRWHEERQCWCIATQHPQHGEQQFEARFVINASGPLSTPVIPDFNGKDSFNGESFHTNNWNHDYDHRSKKVAIIGSGASAAQIIPAIAHEVEHLHVFQRTPHWVIPRPDYRFKGWQRWLLRRRWIYRALREAIYWGLESRVIGFKYSSTMLELLAGKRARQHIKRQISDPELRRKVTPDFTIGCKRVILSDTLYPALCRDNVTLHDKHDGIAAINAGGIATEQGEQLDLDLIIYSTGYDATDGVISYPVIGRDGQQLADVWRDYPRAYLGTSAPGFPNLFIVTGPNTGIGHTSAIFVIEAQMNYIMTALEEVGRRYKSVIEVKADAEERYTQHIHQEMEKTVWHTGGCNSWYKSKSGKVIAMFPGFSFTFRRWTKNFRQADHIFS, from the coding sequence GTGTATACCGTCATCATTATTGGCAGCGGCTTTGGCGGTCAGTGTGCCGCGATCAACTTGAAGCGCCGTGGCATTGACGATTTTTTAATTCTGGAACGACGTGAGTTCATGGGCGGGACCTGGGCACAAAACTCATACCCAGGAGCGGCGGTGGACGTGCAGTCGCCGTTGTATTCGATTGAGTCGGAGCCTTACGACTGGTCACAAATGTTTGCCGAGCAAGATGAACTGCGTGAATACACCGACCACGTTATCGACAAACACCAATTACGCCAGTGCACGCAAACCAATACCAATGTGCAGCAAATACGTTGGCATGAGGAGCGCCAGTGCTGGTGCATTGCCACGCAGCACCCACAACACGGTGAGCAGCAATTTGAGGCGCGGTTTGTCATCAATGCCTCTGGGCCATTGAGTACACCGGTGATACCAGACTTTAATGGCAAAGATTCCTTTAATGGAGAGTCGTTTCATACCAACAACTGGAATCATGACTACGACCACCGCAGCAAAAAAGTTGCGATTATCGGCAGCGGTGCCAGTGCCGCACAAATTATTCCCGCCATTGCCCATGAAGTGGAGCACCTGCACGTTTTTCAACGCACACCACATTGGGTAATTCCACGGCCAGACTATCGCTTTAAAGGTTGGCAGCGCTGGTTGCTGCGCCGTCGCTGGATTTATCGAGCATTACGTGAGGCCATTTATTGGGGCTTAGAAAGTCGGGTGATCGGCTTTAAATACTCCAGCACCATGCTGGAGCTATTGGCCGGAAAGCGTGCTCGCCAGCATATTAAGCGACAAATTTCAGACCCCGAACTGCGCCGTAAAGTAACGCCCGATTTTACCATTGGCTGCAAGCGTGTCATTTTGTCTGACACTTTGTACCCAGCGTTATGCCGTGACAACGTCACCTTGCATGATAAACACGACGGCATAGCGGCAATTAACGCCGGCGGTATTGCTACGGAACAGGGTGAGCAGCTGGATTTGGATTTGATTATCTATTCCACCGGTTATGACGCCACTGATGGTGTTATCTCCTATCCCGTGATTGGTCGAGATGGCCAACAGTTGGCCGATGTCTGGCGAGACTATCCAAGAGCCTATTTAGGCACCAGCGCACCGGGCTTTCCAAACCTGTTTATTGTCACTGGCCCCAATACTGGCATTGGCCATACTTCAGCCATTTTTGTGATAGAAGCACAGATGAATTACATCATGACCGCGCTGGAAGAGGTGGGCCGGCGTTACAAGTCGGTGATTGAGGTTAAGGCCGACGCCGAAGAGCGTTATACCCAGCATATTCACCAGGAAATGGAAAAAACTGTTTGGCACACTGGTGGCTGTAATAGCTGGTATAAAAGCAAAAGCGGCAAGGTCATTGCCATGTTTCCGGGGTTCAGTTTTACCTTTCGCCGCTGGACGAAAAACTTTCGCCAAGCTGATCATATTTTCTCCTGA
- a CDS encoding alpha/beta fold hydrolase — protein sequence MKKVMALFSVLTLAALLGVVQGAYLPLGQWLYEHATDWEASLYGFEQQQVDIGDMQLALYRNHNPGKPVIVMLHGYSADKDVWPRFARHLTDDYQILIPDMAGHGDTEFRMDWDYGMVAQAQRLSRLLTALEIEQAHIIGNSMGGYLTAIFSLYHPQQTLSATMVDPAGLTSPKASDLEKMLAEGRNPFLINNRQEFDEFYAMTMAKPPFLPDMVLEAVAHEYMNRREELAKIFADFNRGIGLQQKLPQLQAPAMLWWGTEDRLLHVSAVETWRQALPDMQVHIWQDIGHMPMVEVPRQAAERYQAFLTALE from the coding sequence ATGAAAAAAGTCATGGCTCTATTTTCAGTATTAACCTTGGCCGCTTTGCTGGGCGTGGTACAGGGTGCTTATCTGCCGCTGGGGCAATGGTTGTACGAGCACGCCACCGATTGGGAAGCGAGTCTGTACGGCTTTGAGCAACAACAAGTGGATATTGGTGATATGCAGCTGGCGCTGTACCGCAACCATAATCCGGGCAAACCTGTGATTGTTATGTTGCACGGCTACAGCGCTGATAAAGACGTGTGGCCAAGATTTGCTCGCCATTTAACCGACGACTATCAAATCCTGATTCCGGATATGGCCGGCCACGGTGATACCGAGTTTCGTATGGACTGGGACTACGGCATGGTGGCGCAAGCGCAGCGTTTGTCACGTTTGCTGACGGCGCTGGAGATCGAGCAGGCACACATCATCGGTAATTCCATGGGCGGTTATCTCACCGCTATTTTTAGCTTGTATCACCCGCAGCAAACGTTATCCGCGACCATGGTCGACCCAGCTGGACTGACATCACCAAAAGCCAGTGATTTGGAAAAAATGCTCGCTGAGGGGCGCAATCCGTTTTTGATTAATAATCGCCAGGAATTTGATGAGTTTTATGCCATGACCATGGCGAAACCGCCTTTTTTACCAGATATGGTGCTGGAAGCGGTGGCCCATGAATACATGAATCGCCGGGAAGAGTTGGCCAAAATATTTGCCGATTTTAATCGTGGCATTGGGCTGCAACAGAAATTGCCACAGCTGCAAGCGCCAGCCATGTTGTGGTGGGGAACGGAAGATCGGCTACTGCACGTCAGCGCGGTAGAAACCTGGCGACAAGCGCTGCCGGATATGCAAGTGCACATTTGGCAGGACATTGGTCATATGCCAATGGTGGAAGTGCCGCGCCAGGCCGCTGAGCGTTACCAGGCTTTTTTGACCGCTCTTGAATAA